One window of the Deltaproteobacteria bacterium genome contains the following:
- a CDS encoding serine/threonine protein kinase: MLLDRVGVGGMAEVFLAALRDEPDAPWVVVKRILPELASRPDVVEMFLDEKRLTSLLVHPNVVRLEDSGEVEGVHFLALEYVDGASLRQLQKARRRLGLPRDLACWVVSEACAGLGYAHSRTLTYSSQPLDLVHRDISPQNILLSKAGAVKLADFGVARAGPRLSQTSPGHVKGKYSFMSPEQLLRQPLDHRSDIFSIGAVLYETTTGAPMVRGSSPQEICDAIQLRRIVPPEQRVADYPPALGRVVMRALEPRPEDRYGSAEELRKELVALVDPERGNAEKLAELVVAAAAGQGLSGVSSDQLDLATASGAEAVARRSFSSQRSGSGRGEARSVRPATGATATGPQPLPTRAEAKAWQAPEEEEAALPTVDAFDDLTVPERNPAGADAPVARRMDWRRPVIWLVVAGGVILVAVLVAGRFLL; this comes from the coding sequence GTGCTGTTGGACCGAGTGGGCGTCGGAGGGATGGCCGAGGTCTTCTTGGCCGCGCTGCGCGACGAGCCCGACGCGCCCTGGGTCGTGGTCAAGCGCATCCTCCCCGAGCTCGCGTCGCGCCCGGACGTGGTGGAGATGTTTCTCGACGAGAAGCGGCTCACGTCGCTCCTCGTGCACCCGAACGTGGTGCGGCTGGAGGACTCGGGGGAGGTGGAGGGGGTGCACTTTCTCGCGCTCGAGTACGTCGATGGCGCCTCCTTGCGGCAGCTGCAGAAGGCGCGGCGTCGCCTCGGACTCCCCCGCGATCTGGCCTGCTGGGTCGTCTCCGAGGCCTGCGCGGGCCTCGGCTACGCGCACAGCCGCACGCTCACCTACTCGAGTCAGCCGCTGGACCTCGTCCACCGCGACATCAGTCCGCAGAACATCCTGCTCTCCAAGGCCGGTGCGGTGAAGCTGGCCGACTTCGGCGTGGCCCGGGCGGGCCCGCGACTGTCGCAGACCTCCCCCGGGCACGTGAAGGGCAAGTACTCCTTCATGTCGCCGGAGCAGCTCTTGCGGCAGCCGCTCGACCACCGCTCGGACATCTTTTCCATCGGGGCCGTGCTCTACGAGACGACGACCGGAGCGCCGATGGTGCGAGGGAGCAGCCCGCAGGAGATCTGCGACGCGATCCAGCTACGGCGCATCGTCCCGCCGGAGCAGCGTGTGGCGGACTATCCCCCGGCGCTCGGTCGGGTGGTGATGCGGGCGCTCGAGCCGCGGCCCGAGGACCGCTACGGCAGCGCCGAGGAGCTGCGGAAGGAGCTCGTCGCCCTCGTCGATCCCGAGCGGGGGAACGCGGAGAAGCTGGCCGAGCTGGTGGTCGCCGCGGCGGCGGGGCAAGGGCTCTCGGGGGTGTCGAGCGACCAGCTGGACCTCGCAACGGCCAGCGGTGCGGAGGCGGTGGCCAGGCGTTCCTTCTCCTCGCAGCGGTCGGGGTCGGGGCGCGGGGAGGCGCGCTCCGTGCGCCCGGCGACGGGAGCCACGGCCACCGGACCGCAGCCGCTCCCGACGCGAGCGGAGGCGAAGGCGTGGCAGGCCCCGGAGGAAGAGGAGGCGGCGCTCCCCACGGTGGATGCCTTCGATGACCTCACGGTCCCCGAGCGGAACCCGGCGGGAGCCGACGCGCCGGTCGCCCGGCGGATGGACTGGCGTCGGCCGGTGATCTGGCTGGTGGTGGCCGGCGGCGTGATCCTGGTGGCCGTGCTGGTCGCCGGTCGCTTCCTCCTCTGA
- a CDS encoding flippase-like domain-containing protein: MQDPSRQRGRSRLGSIASRLSPALLAAGGLALFLYVVGRSGVTVSMLRGVGLDALLVLVGVSAAVMLLDTVAWTFAVRHVARPHFGRLFVLKLAGDALTNGLPGGVVLGEPYKALMLRAWHGVSLADNAAVLVVLKLCVALSQVVFVLAGLTLAYPLLRDRSHELVGFHGAHLAALGLTAGLVLVLGLSLWFFVRGRSFADVARLLALLPLSPLRRFLSRRAEGIAALDRAASAVLKGNLRNLAVTFLAYELGWFVGVVETYLLLGFLGLPASVTTALVIESVGSLFRLIFFMFPSGIGGQDASFLALFRLYGFGVPAGGAFVLLKRGKEAVWIAVGFLFVALLRRSHRAAAKSAERDGSSS, translated from the coding sequence GTGCAAGACCCGTCGCGGCAGAGGGGGCGGTCGCGCCTCGGGAGCATCGCCTCGCGCCTGTCGCCCGCGCTGCTGGCCGCGGGCGGCCTCGCGCTCTTTCTCTACGTCGTGGGGCGCTCGGGGGTCACCGTCTCGATGCTGCGCGGGGTCGGCCTCGACGCGCTGCTGGTGCTGGTGGGCGTCTCGGCGGCCGTGATGCTCCTCGATACCGTGGCGTGGACCTTCGCCGTGCGCCACGTGGCGCGGCCGCACTTCGGGCGACTCTTCGTGCTCAAGCTGGCGGGCGACGCGTTGACCAACGGGCTCCCCGGTGGCGTGGTGCTCGGCGAGCCCTACAAGGCGCTCATGCTGCGCGCCTGGCACGGCGTCTCGCTGGCCGACAACGCCGCGGTGCTGGTGGTGCTCAAGCTCTGCGTGGCGCTGTCGCAGGTCGTCTTCGTGCTCGCCGGCCTGACGCTCGCCTATCCCCTGCTGCGCGATCGGTCGCACGAGCTCGTGGGGTTTCACGGCGCGCATCTGGCCGCGCTCGGCCTCACGGCAGGGCTGGTGCTCGTCCTCGGTCTCAGCCTCTGGTTCTTCGTGCGGGGGAGGTCCTTCGCCGACGTGGCGCGCCTGCTGGCCCTCCTGCCGCTCTCGCCGCTCCGGCGCTTTCTTTCGCGTCGGGCCGAGGGGATCGCGGCGCTCGACCGTGCGGCCAGCGCGGTCCTCAAGGGCAACCTCCGCAACCTCGCCGTCACCTTCCTGGCCTACGAGCTCGGCTGGTTCGTGGGGGTAGTGGAGACCTATCTGCTCCTCGGTTTCCTCGGGCTCCCGGCGAGCGTGACCACCGCGCTGGTCATCGAATCGGTCGGCTCGCTCTTCCGGCTCATCTTCTTCATGTTCCCGTCGGGGATCGGGGGACAGGACGCGAGCTTCCTCGCGCTCTTTCGCCTCTACGGCTTCGGCGTGCCGGCCGGCGGCGCCTTCGTGCTGCTCAAGCGCGGCAAGGAGGCGGTCTGGATCGCCGTCGGCTTCCTCTTCGTGGCGCTCCTCCGACGGTCCCATCGGGCCGCCGCGAAATCGGCAGAGCGCGACGGAAGTTCGTCGTAG
- a CDS encoding inorganic pyrophosphatase produces the protein MSETPRFERFRPHPWHGLPAGAEPPLRLWAYVEITPFDPVKYEVDKASGYLKVDRPQRTSSLPPALYGFVPRTYCDLRVAALSPGASVGDGDPLDICVLSERPITRSEVLLPVRVVGGLRQLDQGAADDKIIAVLENDALWGAARELSELPVPLVDRLQHYFATYKLAPGEPVPTVVQSRYGKDHAAAVVQAALEDYRAAFQDA, from the coding sequence ATGAGCGAGACGCCCCGCTTCGAACGCTTTCGCCCTCACCCCTGGCACGGGCTGCCGGCCGGCGCCGAGCCCCCGCTGCGCCTCTGGGCCTACGTGGAGATCACCCCCTTCGATCCGGTGAAGTACGAGGTGGACAAGGCGTCGGGCTACCTGAAGGTGGACCGCCCGCAGCGGACGTCCTCCTTGCCCCCGGCGCTCTACGGCTTCGTGCCGCGAACGTATTGCGACCTGCGGGTGGCCGCGCTCTCGCCCGGGGCGAGCGTGGGCGACGGGGATCCGCTCGACATCTGCGTGCTGAGCGAACGTCCGATCACCCGCTCCGAGGTGCTCCTACCGGTGCGCGTGGTGGGGGGCTTGCGCCAGCTCGACCAGGGGGCGGCCGACGACAAGATCATCGCGGTGCTCGAGAACGACGCGCTCTGGGGAGCGGCGCGAGAGCTCTCCGAGCTTCCGGTCCCGCTCGTGGATCGCCTGCAGCACTACTTCGCGACCTACAAGCTCGCGCCGGGAGAGCCCGTGCCGACGGTGGTGCAGAGCCGCTACGGGAAGGACCACGCCGCGGCGGTGGTGCAGGCGGCGCTCGAGGACTACCGCGCCGCGTTTCAGGACGCGTAG
- a CDS encoding MoaD/ThiS family protein, giving the protein MSLFRRKASPGSPGSSAPGSEPRLRVHVLIRGTIGGRWYDVDETLAVVPGTTLAELVAQGAQHGVPLAEAVAESPHLRHTLMLNGERCPLAEQGARLLADGDELYLLAPMAGG; this is encoded by the coding sequence GTGAGCCTCTTTCGCCGCAAGGCCTCGCCCGGCTCGCCCGGTTCGTCCGCGCCGGGCAGCGAACCTCGCCTGCGCGTGCACGTGCTGATCCGCGGCACGATCGGCGGACGCTGGTACGACGTGGACGAGACGCTGGCCGTGGTTCCCGGCACGACGCTCGCCGAGCTCGTGGCGCAAGGGGCGCAGCACGGCGTCCCGCTCGCGGAAGCCGTGGCCGAGAGCCCGCACCTCCGGCACACCCTGATGCTGAACGGCGAGCGGTGCCCCCTCGCGGAGCAGGGGGCGCGCCTGCTTGCCGACGGAGACGAGCTCTACCTGCTCGCCCCCATGGCCGGCGGCTAG
- a CDS encoding aldehyde ferredoxin oxidoreductase family protein — MHSPATSPALYGAQGKLLVVDLSSGTHHVEALPEAVFRAYLGGYGLGAWLMWTRFPARADALAPEACFAIVAGLLTGTRAPFSSRIQIVGKSPLTGTWADSNSGGSVAAQLRAAGYDALLVTGRAATPTVLVVRDDEVLLEPAGEVWGKEVPATFDALRARYGSKHEVGVSAIGPAGERQALIASVMNDRYHAFGRSGFGAVYGSKNLKAIVVGGSGKVPVAQPAAFDALCKGVTQEYKRDVGWLTRLMAWLIFAKRWLGWLYRLSSRRKASKVKTPVAAMRRAFSQRGTTLGVALSTENGDAPVKNWLGVGARDFPIGTRSMKLDGAAVEPLITKRLSCGDCPMPCKGIVKVPERKLEDVRRPDYESLCGFGANLLVDDLPVVVACHDACNRYGMDVISASATLGWAAEAFERGLLTTEALDGTPLRWGDGEAVLALTIKMGTGEGCGAWLGQGVARASRHLGRGSEDFAIHVHGQEPAYHDPRFSSLMGVTFISDPTPGRHTAGSGSWNEAFGTAFQLPEAAPQSAWEVQWGGTEGKGRAQALFSSSHQVLNGLGLCMFTGLTGNPPWLAMVRALTGWQVTEADLLRCGERIQALRAAFNWREGLTPESFVPHRRLLGEGDGLLTAGPLKGVTVPLRELRRDYFEALGCNPETGRLRRARAEELGLTELLGEWVDEPTGVVFPRDAAPETPGAVEAAAP, encoded by the coding sequence ATGCACAGTCCAGCTACCTCCCCGGCCCTCTATGGAGCTCAGGGGAAGCTCCTCGTCGTAGATCTCTCCAGCGGCACGCACCACGTCGAGGCGCTCCCCGAGGCGGTCTTTCGCGCGTACCTCGGCGGCTACGGCCTCGGCGCGTGGCTCATGTGGACGCGCTTTCCGGCGCGGGCCGATGCGCTCGCCCCCGAGGCCTGCTTCGCCATCGTGGCGGGGCTCCTCACCGGCACGCGGGCGCCCTTCTCCAGCCGGATCCAGATCGTCGGCAAGTCGCCGCTCACGGGAACCTGGGCCGACTCGAACTCCGGCGGGTCGGTCGCCGCGCAGCTCCGAGCCGCGGGCTACGACGCGCTCCTCGTGACCGGACGCGCTGCCACGCCCACCGTGCTCGTCGTGCGCGACGACGAGGTGCTCCTCGAGCCGGCGGGCGAGGTCTGGGGCAAGGAGGTGCCCGCCACCTTCGACGCGCTCCGCGCGCGCTACGGCAGCAAGCACGAGGTCGGCGTCTCGGCCATCGGCCCGGCCGGGGAGCGCCAGGCACTCATCGCCTCGGTGATGAACGACCGCTATCACGCCTTCGGGCGCTCGGGCTTCGGCGCGGTCTACGGCAGCAAGAACCTGAAGGCCATCGTCGTCGGCGGCTCGGGGAAGGTCCCGGTGGCCCAGCCCGCGGCCTTCGACGCGCTCTGCAAGGGCGTGACCCAGGAGTACAAGCGCGACGTGGGCTGGCTGACGCGCCTGATGGCCTGGCTCATCTTCGCCAAGCGGTGGCTCGGCTGGCTCTACCGGCTGAGCTCGCGGCGCAAGGCCAGCAAGGTCAAGACCCCCGTCGCGGCGATGCGGCGGGCGTTCAGCCAGCGCGGCACGACGCTCGGCGTGGCGCTCAGCACGGAGAACGGCGACGCGCCGGTGAAGAACTGGCTGGGCGTGGGAGCGCGCGACTTCCCCATCGGCACGCGGAGCATGAAGCTCGATGGGGCCGCGGTGGAGCCGCTCATCACCAAGCGCCTCTCGTGTGGGGACTGCCCGATGCCGTGCAAGGGGATCGTGAAGGTGCCCGAGCGCAAGCTCGAGGACGTGCGGCGCCCGGACTACGAGTCGCTCTGCGGCTTCGGGGCGAACCTGCTCGTGGACGACCTGCCCGTCGTGGTGGCCTGTCACGACGCCTGCAACCGCTACGGCATGGACGTCATCTCGGCCTCGGCCACCCTCGGCTGGGCCGCCGAGGCCTTCGAGCGGGGCCTGCTCACGACCGAGGCCCTCGACGGAACCCCGCTCCGCTGGGGGGACGGCGAGGCGGTGCTGGCGCTCACGATCAAGATGGGCACCGGCGAGGGGTGCGGGGCCTGGCTCGGGCAGGGCGTGGCCCGCGCCTCCCGCCACCTCGGACGCGGGAGCGAGGACTTCGCGATCCACGTGCACGGGCAGGAGCCGGCCTACCACGACCCGCGCTTCAGCTCGCTCATGGGGGTGACCTTCATCTCCGATCCCACTCCGGGGCGTCACACCGCCGGGAGCGGCTCCTGGAACGAGGCCTTCGGCACGGCCTTTCAGCTCCCCGAGGCGGCGCCGCAATCCGCCTGGGAGGTCCAGTGGGGCGGAACCGAGGGCAAGGGACGCGCGCAGGCCCTCTTCTCGTCGAGCCACCAGGTCCTGAACGGCCTCGGGCTCTGCATGTTCACGGGCCTGACGGGGAACCCGCCCTGGCTCGCGATGGTCCGGGCCCTGACCGGCTGGCAGGTGACCGAGGCCGACCTCCTGCGCTGCGGCGAGCGGATCCAGGCCCTGCGGGCGGCCTTCAACTGGCGCGAGGGCCTCACCCCGGAGAGCTTCGTCCCGCACCGACGCCTCCTCGGCGAGGGGGACGGGCTCCTCACCGCCGGACCGCTCAAGGGGGTGACCGTGCCGCTGCGCGAGCTGCGGCGCGACTACTTCGAAGCGCTCGGCTGCAACCCGGAGACGGGCCGACTTCGCCGCGCCCGCGCCGAGGAGCTGGGGCTCACGGAGCTTCTCGGCGAATGGGTGGACGAGCCGACGGGGGTCGTCTTCCCCCGAGACGCCGCACCCGAGACGCCGGGGGCCGTCGAGGCCGCCGCGCCGTGA
- a CDS encoding zinc-dependent metalloprotease, with protein MGSIAALGLVGCAGEEDIDRTQPNRLPKAMFDGTWYMRSTVIGVPATSAAAFVGETGDLEKVRWEIQENYLVAYRAYEEIPGIDSAKKASSTDPKGNAYRENPVAVFRIQSHFDVKRDYNPMTGEQTNVIVENSTDRPWHERQYMRVDWAESQVDRRQFSNVAGDTIGAGAVFYVQQHEGSPDAMRILDREGQRVSLDRLSTIGGTLPEVAYFDLVGRHVLEPDKVTVPTEGGGSRKANLCIFIRYDSANYQTTTCGPTEIKVRTAFMKVKPSTYEPLPLPNTDMGKFGFFRTERYTYDRKYGFTESGRLYLANRHNIWETAYELDPSGAPVLKDGKLVPLPMKQRVPKPVTYHLSPGFPCEMVGAAQAVAGSWNGAFRRAVAVAKGLLTRSSGETDKDLAKVPKSGASPADHVPDMFRLDLNGWVQKRPGDDFSCANLERDTAREVARLGDLRFSFLAWIADRQITGPLGFGPSSADPETGEIVAGMAHLYGAALDEKATRALEIVRMLNGDLTPDVAVSADDVRSYIEKNQVQIDPTRIPKEAAALKGAEVQKLFVTPKVAAKLDTIRTQGFEKAIPGAEQRRFEALKGTGLEQALVDEEVISGAASTLLAGLPVAARDKLPKEALEALSPLKWASPEAHALEHLRRETASKHCIWLAEFSDDSVAGLALEVWKRWGKEKNYEAMWQYLREQLFRGVAEHEVGHTLGLRHNFAGSYDSLNYFNRWWQLREKPDAAGHGGLIERNALSTDGQLTFGQLQSQSIQTEAQKAGRMREYQYSSIMDYHAKFNGKIQGVGKYDEAAILFGYAGQVEVFAAPPSDAKLVLRQRSTSCDPRFESIPNPAYAAPLEQWHYSSLWNVLGKTRGVVERRFTPWATLKQKQQGATEACKKYVAAGKGAAKDFTQLSEPERELEVPYMFCSDEYVDATVSCHRWDEGADPREIVQSVSSGYKNYYYFNNYKRDRFGFDPLIAYRTMKDRYFSYLPNIYQHWLFRVASFGLDDTTLENYWTMGTWQGFNLLLDVVSRPQYGTYCRAGADGKCNASGASWKMVSEETAPTKQEGHVVVPRGEGRRRFSRFDHRSGYYFQYQTLEMGHFWEYLAALQTLTTSTGTFVGVEVSSDFNRYVIPYYIVFEDQLTKHFEGVVTDNYEAYGPRVVNGKLQMLPAATLRLNNGKELDPATGQEIAVEARQNGQTVNLDNWFSAKIWALREGMSEFRSRYSLRFADRQMIFRVGTGEEVKAGEGHVQASCTDPVGGQIYGTLQDPSAPEAEQGTAVQLIARCRREAEAYLTAKQGGNATATMRARSALNETIEWLNFLRSFYKVYGQNMD; from the coding sequence ATGGGTTCGATCGCCGCGCTCGGGCTCGTCGGCTGCGCCGGCGAGGAGGACATCGACCGGACCCAGCCGAACCGGTTGCCGAAGGCCATGTTCGACGGCACCTGGTACATGCGGAGCACGGTGATCGGCGTCCCCGCCACCTCGGCCGCCGCCTTCGTGGGCGAGACGGGCGACCTGGAGAAGGTGCGCTGGGAAATCCAGGAGAACTACCTGGTGGCGTACCGGGCCTACGAGGAGATCCCCGGGATCGATTCGGCCAAGAAGGCGAGCTCGACGGACCCGAAGGGGAACGCGTACCGGGAGAACCCGGTGGCGGTGTTCCGCATCCAGAGCCACTTCGACGTCAAGCGGGACTACAACCCGATGACGGGGGAGCAGACCAACGTGATCGTCGAGAACTCGACCGATCGCCCCTGGCACGAGCGGCAGTATATGCGCGTGGACTGGGCCGAGAGCCAGGTGGACCGCCGTCAGTTCAGCAACGTGGCGGGGGACACGATTGGCGCAGGCGCCGTCTTCTACGTGCAGCAGCACGAGGGGAGCCCGGACGCGATGCGGATCCTCGACCGCGAGGGCCAGCGCGTGAGCCTCGACCGGCTGAGCACGATCGGAGGGACCCTTCCCGAGGTGGCGTACTTCGACCTCGTGGGGCGCCACGTCCTCGAGCCGGACAAGGTGACCGTTCCCACCGAGGGGGGCGGCTCGCGCAAGGCCAACCTCTGCATCTTCATCCGCTACGACAGCGCGAACTATCAGACGACGACTTGCGGACCGACGGAGATCAAGGTCCGGACGGCCTTCATGAAGGTCAAACCCTCGACCTACGAGCCGCTGCCGCTGCCGAATACCGACATGGGGAAGTTCGGCTTCTTTCGTACCGAACGGTATACCTACGATCGCAAGTACGGTTTCACGGAATCGGGGCGCCTCTATCTCGCTAATCGCCACAACATCTGGGAGACGGCCTACGAGCTGGACCCGAGCGGGGCGCCGGTCCTCAAGGACGGCAAGCTCGTGCCGCTGCCGATGAAGCAGAGGGTGCCGAAGCCCGTCACCTACCACCTGAGCCCCGGCTTCCCCTGCGAGATGGTCGGCGCGGCGCAGGCCGTGGCCGGGAGCTGGAACGGCGCCTTCCGTCGGGCGGTGGCGGTCGCCAAGGGGCTGCTCACCAGATCCTCCGGGGAGACGGACAAGGACCTGGCGAAGGTGCCGAAGAGCGGCGCCAGCCCGGCGGACCACGTGCCCGACATGTTCCGCCTCGACCTGAACGGCTGGGTGCAGAAGCGCCCCGGCGACGACTTCTCGTGCGCGAACCTCGAGCGCGATACCGCGAGGGAGGTGGCCCGGCTCGGAGACCTCAGGTTCAGCTTCCTGGCCTGGATCGCGGACCGTCAGATCACGGGGCCCCTCGGCTTCGGTCCGTCGTCGGCCGACCCCGAGACGGGTGAGATCGTGGCCGGGATGGCGCACCTCTACGGCGCGGCGCTCGACGAGAAGGCGACGCGGGCGCTCGAGATCGTCCGCATGCTCAACGGCGACCTGACCCCCGACGTGGCGGTGAGCGCCGACGACGTGCGGAGCTACATCGAGAAGAACCAGGTCCAGATCGACCCGACCCGCATCCCGAAGGAGGCAGCGGCGCTGAAGGGGGCGGAGGTGCAGAAGCTCTTCGTGACGCCGAAGGTGGCGGCCAAGCTGGACACGATCCGGACGCAGGGCTTCGAGAAGGCCATTCCCGGGGCCGAGCAGCGCCGCTTCGAGGCGCTCAAGGGGACGGGCCTCGAGCAGGCGCTGGTCGACGAGGAGGTCATCTCCGGGGCGGCGTCCACGCTGCTCGCGGGGCTCCCCGTGGCGGCGCGCGACAAACTGCCCAAAGAGGCGCTGGAGGCGCTCTCCCCCCTCAAGTGGGCCTCGCCCGAAGCGCACGCGCTCGAGCACCTGCGCCGCGAGACGGCCTCGAAGCACTGCATCTGGCTGGCGGAGTTCTCCGACGACTCGGTGGCCGGCCTCGCGCTCGAGGTCTGGAAGCGGTGGGGCAAGGAGAAGAACTACGAGGCGATGTGGCAGTACCTGCGCGAGCAGCTCTTTCGCGGCGTGGCGGAGCACGAGGTGGGACACACGCTCGGGCTGCGGCACAACTTCGCCGGCTCGTACGACAGCCTCAACTACTTCAACCGCTGGTGGCAGCTCCGCGAGAAGCCGGACGCCGCGGGCCACGGCGGGCTCATCGAGCGCAACGCGCTCTCAACCGACGGCCAGCTCACCTTCGGGCAGCTCCAGAGCCAGTCGATCCAGACCGAGGCGCAGAAGGCCGGCCGCATGCGCGAGTACCAGTACTCGTCGATCATGGACTACCACGCCAAGTTCAACGGCAAGATCCAGGGGGTCGGGAAGTACGACGAGGCGGCGATCCTCTTCGGCTACGCGGGGCAGGTGGAGGTCTTCGCCGCGCCGCCGAGCGACGCGAAGCTGGTTCTCCGGCAGCGCAGCACGAGCTGCGACCCGCGCTTCGAGAGCATCCCGAACCCGGCCTACGCGGCGCCGCTCGAGCAGTGGCACTACAGCTCGCTCTGGAACGTGCTCGGCAAGACCCGCGGCGTGGTGGAGCGGCGCTTCACCCCGTGGGCCACGCTGAAGCAGAAGCAGCAGGGGGCCACCGAGGCGTGCAAGAAGTACGTCGCCGCGGGCAAGGGGGCGGCCAAGGACTTCACCCAGCTCAGCGAACCCGAGCGAGAGCTCGAGGTGCCCTACATGTTCTGCTCGGACGAGTACGTCGACGCGACGGTGAGCTGCCACCGCTGGGACGAGGGGGCGGACCCGCGCGAGATCGTGCAGAGCGTGTCGAGCGGCTACAAGAACTACTACTACTTCAATAACTACAAGCGAGACCGCTTCGGTTTCGATCCGCTTATCGCCTACCGCACCATGAAAGACCGCTATTTCTCGTACCTGCCCAACATCTACCAGCATTGGCTCTTCCGGGTGGCGAGCTTCGGCCTGGACGATACGACGCTCGAGAACTACTGGACTATGGGGACCTGGCAGGGCTTCAACCTGCTCCTCGACGTGGTGTCGCGCCCGCAGTACGGCACCTATTGCCGCGCCGGCGCCGACGGCAAGTGCAACGCGAGCGGGGCGAGCTGGAAGATGGTGAGCGAGGAGACGGCGCCGACCAAGCAGGAGGGGCACGTGGTGGTGCCGCGCGGCGAGGGGCGGCGGCGCTTCAGCCGGTTCGATCACCGGTCGGGCTACTACTTCCAGTACCAGACCCTCGAGATGGGGCACTTCTGGGAGTACCTGGCGGCGCTCCAGACCTTGACCACCTCGACGGGGACCTTCGTGGGGGTGGAGGTGAGCTCGGACTTCAACCGCTACGTGATTCCGTACTACATCGTCTTCGAGGACCAGCTCACCAAGCACTTCGAGGGAGTGGTCACCGACAACTACGAGGCCTACGGGCCGCGGGTGGTGAACGGGAAGCTGCAGATGTTGCCGGCGGCCACTTTGCGGCTAAATAACGGCAAAGAGCTGGACCCGGCCACGGGCCAGGAGATCGCGGTCGAGGCGCGGCAAAATGGCCAGACGGTGAACCTGGACAACTGGTTCTCGGCCAAGATCTGGGCCCTGCGGGAGGGGATGAGCGAGTTCCGCAGCCGGTACAGCCTGCGCTTCGCGGACCGCCAGATGATCTTTCGGGTCGGAACGGGGGAAGAGGTCAAGGCGGGGGAGGGGCACGTGCAGGCCAGCTGCACCGACCCGGTGGGGGGACAGATCTACGGCACGCTCCAGGACCCGTCGGCACCGGAGGCGGAGCAGGGGACCGCGGTGCAGCTCATCGCCCGCTGCCGGCGCGAGGCCGAGGCCTACCTGACGGCGAAGCAGGGGGGTAACGCGACCGCCACCATGCGCGCGCGGTCGGCGCTGAACGAGACGATCGAGTGGCTGAACTTCCTGCGGTCCTTCTACAAGGTCTACGGACAGAACATGGACTGA
- a CDS encoding amino acid permease — protein sequence MTADSGATLERRLGVFSATTIIVGSMIGSGIFIAPSIMAGLVGTPGVYLALWLAAGVFTLLGAVSYGELCGMLPRAGGQYVFLREAFGPLVAYLYGWTFFTVIQTGTAAAVAIAFAKFLGGLGLGVGEEQVIFSAGPVTISTAQLAAVGVVLFLTWVTGRGVKQGALVQDSATVLKVGAILALIVLGFWLGKGSSANFVPLVGAQVGSRAGELGFWAAVGLALSKALFAYDAWNTVGFVAEETRDPGRNLPRALVAGTLLVTVVYTAICAVYLYLFPLERMAGLPENRVGAEVGGLLFGPFGIKAVSVAALVSTFGCLNGVLLGGGRVLYAMARDRLFFRGCAEVHPRFHTPVRALWVQGAWTAVLALSGSYSRLLTYVIFASTAFNVATVAAVLVLRRKLPEAERPYRVWGYPLPPLLFVAGGLLFSGYMAVGDPLASLAGVGLVLLGLPAYALFRRRATVA from the coding sequence GTGACGGCAGATAGCGGCGCGACTCTCGAACGGCGGCTCGGCGTCTTCTCGGCCACGACGATCATTGTGGGCTCGATGATCGGTTCGGGGATCTTCATCGCGCCGTCGATCATGGCCGGGCTGGTGGGGACGCCGGGGGTCTACCTCGCGCTCTGGCTGGCCGCGGGGGTCTTCACCCTGCTCGGGGCGGTGAGCTACGGCGAGCTCTGCGGGATGCTGCCGCGGGCGGGAGGACAGTACGTCTTTCTGCGCGAGGCCTTCGGGCCGCTCGTGGCCTACCTCTACGGCTGGACCTTCTTCACGGTGATCCAGACCGGCACCGCGGCGGCGGTGGCTATCGCGTTCGCGAAGTTTCTGGGGGGCCTCGGGCTCGGCGTAGGGGAGGAGCAGGTGATCTTCTCGGCCGGCCCGGTGACGATCTCCACCGCGCAGCTCGCGGCGGTGGGGGTCGTGCTCTTTCTCACCTGGGTGACCGGCCGGGGGGTGAAGCAAGGGGCGCTGGTCCAGGACAGCGCCACGGTGCTGAAGGTAGGCGCCATCCTCGCGTTGATCGTCCTCGGTTTCTGGCTCGGCAAGGGGAGCAGCGCGAACTTCGTGCCGCTGGTCGGGGCGCAGGTGGGCTCGCGCGCCGGCGAGCTCGGGTTCTGGGCCGCCGTGGGGCTCGCCCTCTCGAAGGCGCTCTTCGCCTACGACGCCTGGAACACGGTGGGGTTCGTGGCGGAGGAGACGCGCGATCCCGGACGCAATCTGCCGCGCGCGCTGGTGGCCGGCACCTTGCTCGTGACGGTGGTCTATACGGCTATTTGCGCCGTATATCTTTATCTGTTTCCGCTCGAGCGGATGGCGGGCCTCCCCGAGAACCGCGTGGGCGCCGAGGTGGGGGGGCTGCTCTTCGGGCCGTTCGGCATCAAGGCCGTCTCGGTGGCGGCGCTGGTCTCCACCTTCGGCTGCCTCAACGGCGTCCTGCTCGGCGGAGGGCGCGTGCTCTACGCCATGGCGCGAGACCGGCTCTTCTTTCGAGGGTGCGCGGAGGTGCATCCGCGCTTTCACACGCCGGTGCGGGCGCTCTGGGTGCAGGGGGCGTGGACGGCGGTGCTCGCCCTCTCCGGCAGCTACAGCCGGCTCCTGACCTACGTCATCTTCGCTTCGACCGCCTTCAACGTGGCCACCGTGGCGGCGGTGCTGGTGCTGCGACGCAAGCTTCCGGAGGCCGAGCGGCCCTACCGCGTCTGGGGCTATCCGCTGCCGCCGCTCCTCTTCGTGGCGGGGGGGCTGCTCTTTTCGGGCTACATGGCGGTGGGCGACCCCCTGGCGAGCCTGGCGGGGGTGGGCCTGGTGCTCCTCGGGCTGCCGGCGTATGCGCTCTTCCGCCGACGGGCGACGGTGGCGTGA